The proteins below are encoded in one region of Acidimicrobiales bacterium:
- the truB gene encoding tRNA pseudouridine(55) synthase TruB encodes MADPQRSAAPDGLAVVDKPAGWTSHDVVAKSRGLLGTRKVGHSGTLDPDATGVLLLGVGRVTRLLRFLGVHPKSYVGELVLGVETSTLDAAGDVTAVHDMGGVDLAAVRSAAGSFVGEIDQIPPMVSAVKVGGRRLHELAREGVSVEREPRRVTVHELEIDPTDDPAVFRLSVRCSSGTYVRSLAADLGRALGGGAHLRALRRTAIGPFDLARAVPLEQLSPDALLPPAAALAGYAQRAVDDELAAAARDGKVLGSAELGVDGDGPWAILDADGGLVAVYEPFRGERVKPAVVVAAR; translated from the coding sequence GTGGCTGATCCCCAGCGCTCGGCAGCGCCCGACGGGCTCGCGGTCGTCGACAAGCCCGCCGGCTGGACCTCGCACGACGTGGTCGCCAAGTCGAGAGGGCTGCTCGGCACTCGCAAAGTGGGCCACTCCGGCACCCTCGACCCTGACGCGACCGGGGTGCTGCTCCTCGGCGTCGGTCGGGTGACGAGGCTGCTGCGGTTCTTGGGCGTGCACCCCAAGTCGTACGTCGGTGAGCTCGTGTTGGGCGTGGAGACGTCGACCCTCGACGCGGCCGGAGACGTGACGGCGGTGCACGACATGGGTGGCGTCGATCTTGCCGCGGTCCGCTCTGCCGCCGGCAGCTTCGTCGGGGAGATCGACCAGATCCCCCCCATGGTGTCGGCCGTGAAGGTGGGCGGCCGACGGCTGCACGAGCTCGCCCGGGAAGGCGTGAGCGTCGAGCGGGAACCGCGGCGCGTCACGGTCCATGAGCTCGAGATCGACCCCACCGACGACCCGGCCGTGTTCCGGCTGTCGGTCCGGTGCTCGTCCGGCACGTACGTGCGCTCGCTCGCCGCCGACCTCGGTCGCGCCCTGGGCGGTGGCGCCCACCTGCGCGCCCTGCGGCGCACCGCGATCGGTCCGTTCGACTTGGCTCGAGCGGTCCCACTCGAGCAGCTGTCACCCGACGCGCTGCTGCCGCCGGCCGCTGCGCTGGCGGGCTACGCCCAGCGAGCTGTGGACGACGAGCTGGCCGCCGCGGCGCGCGACGGCAAAGTGCTCGGATCCGCCGAGTTGGGGGTCGACGGCGACGGTCCATGGGCGATCCTCGACGCCGATGGTGGGCTCGTCGCTGTCTACGAACCGTTCCGCGGTGAGCGAGTGAAGCCCGCCGTGGTCGTCGCGGCGCGCTGA
- the rbfA gene encoding 30S ribosome-binding factor RbfA: MSPRSRARGRRQYPRTARVNHVVIEILAEQLARSDDDRLEGVSLTGVEVDADLSRALVFYDSAAGAEGDDSVLEALEEHRARLQAAVNRETTMRRTPTLVFRPDPAIRSAARIEEILHEIHRDEPEPLDDADGG, encoded by the coding sequence GTGAGCCCGCGTTCCCGCGCCCGAGGTCGTCGCCAGTATCCGCGCACGGCCCGCGTCAACCACGTGGTGATCGAGATCCTTGCCGAGCAGTTGGCGCGCTCCGACGACGATCGCCTCGAAGGCGTGTCGCTCACGGGTGTGGAGGTCGACGCCGACTTGTCGCGAGCGCTGGTGTTCTACGACAGCGCCGCCGGCGCCGAGGGCGATGACTCGGTGCTCGAAGCCCTCGAGGAGCACCGGGCCCGGCTCCAGGCAGCCGTGAACCGCGAGACCACCATGCGGCGTACGCCCACATTGGTGTTCCGCCCCGACCCGGCGATCCGCAGCGCCGCTCGGATCGAGGAGATCCTGCACGAGATCCACCGCGACGAGCCCGAGCCCCTCGACGACGCCGATGGTGGCTGA
- the nusA gene encoding transcription termination factor NusA: MSSSNPEMMEALQVLAAEKAISVDTVLAALADALESAYKRLPDAYEYAWVTINPDDGEMRIFAQELNEDGEPFGPELDVTPDRATMGRIAAQTFRQVMMQRLREVDREMKYEEYAGREGDIVTGIIQQNDARYTLLDLGRVEALLPQAEQVPYERPEPNSRLKAYIVEVRKTSKGPQIVVSRTHPGLIKRLFELEVPEIADGVVEIKACAREPGHRTKIAVWSNDPNVDPVGACVGARGARVRQVVTELRGEKIDIVPFSEDSQDLVAKALSPAKVKEVRIDPETGTAEVIVPDYQLSLAIGKEGQNARLAARLTGWRVDIKSETQLAEEEAYGNQDWAEGEWIVDPETGEQVWQPAEGGPALSAEEWQHAAEDQAAAGQDSSAAGESSSAESSSAETSTEAEAATDAEGATDGEGATDGEAATSEASAEEAPAEEAPVTDEGADA; the protein is encoded by the coding sequence ATGAGCAGCAGCAACCCCGAGATGATGGAGGCGCTCCAGGTCTTGGCCGCCGAGAAGGCGATCTCGGTCGACACGGTGCTCGCCGCCCTGGCCGACGCCCTCGAGTCCGCCTACAAGCGCCTTCCCGACGCGTACGAGTACGCCTGGGTGACCATCAACCCCGACGACGGTGAGATGCGCATCTTCGCCCAGGAGCTCAACGAAGACGGTGAGCCCTTCGGCCCCGAGCTCGACGTGACACCCGATCGCGCCACGATGGGCCGCATCGCCGCGCAGACGTTCCGCCAGGTGATGATGCAGCGCCTGCGCGAAGTCGATCGCGAGATGAAGTACGAGGAGTACGCGGGTCGCGAAGGCGACATCGTCACGGGCATCATCCAGCAGAACGACGCGCGCTACACGCTGCTCGACCTCGGTCGGGTCGAGGCGCTGCTGCCCCAGGCCGAGCAGGTCCCCTATGAGCGCCCGGAGCCGAACAGCCGGCTCAAGGCGTACATCGTCGAGGTCCGCAAGACGTCCAAGGGCCCCCAGATCGTCGTCAGCCGCACCCACCCGGGTCTGATCAAGCGGCTGTTCGAGCTCGAGGTCCCCGAGATCGCCGACGGTGTCGTGGAGATCAAGGCGTGTGCCCGCGAACCCGGTCACCGCACCAAGATCGCGGTCTGGTCCAACGACCCCAACGTCGACCCCGTCGGTGCCTGCGTCGGCGCCCGGGGAGCCCGCGTGCGCCAAGTCGTCACCGAGCTGCGCGGCGAGAAGATCGACATCGTCCCGTTCTCGGAGGACTCGCAGGATCTGGTGGCCAAGGCGCTGTCGCCGGCCAAGGTCAAAGAGGTCCGCATCGACCCCGAGACCGGCACGGCCGAGGTCATCGTGCCCGACTACCAGTTGTCGCTGGCCATCGGCAAGGAGGGCCAAAACGCCCGCCTCGCCGCCCGGCTCACGGGTTGGCGGGTCGACATCAAGAGCGAGACCCAGCTCGCCGAGGAAGAGGCTTACGGCAACCAGGATTGGGCCGAGGGCGAGTGGATCGTGGACCCCGAGACCGGCGAGCAGGTGTGGCAGCCGGCGGAGGGCGGGCCGGCGCTGTCCGCCGAGGAGTGGCAGCACGCAGCTGAGGATCAGGCCGCCGCGGGACAAGACTCGTCGGCGGCGGGGGAGTCGTCTTCCGCGGAGTCTTCTTCCGCGGAGACGTCGACCGAGGCCGAGGCGGCCACCGACGCCGAAGGGGCCACCGACGGCGAAGGGGCCACCGACGGCGAAGCGGCCACCAGCGAGGCATCGGCCGAGGAAGCGCCGGCCGAGGAAGCGCCGGTCACGGACGAAGGGGCCGACGCATAG
- a CDS encoding DUF47 family protein — MRFRLTPRDESFFDLLTASAENLVSGANALGEFVTANGEREAWAEQLKALEHEGDEHTSRIVHKLNASFITPFDHEDIYQLAVSLDDVMDYMEAAADHVVLYQLGELPAGIRQQVDLISEAAKLTAQAMPDLRKVRDLEPYWSEIDRIESQADRVHRRLLASLFSGDYKALEVLKLKEVVDELEDASNAFERVGKIVQGLAVKES; from the coding sequence GTGCGATTTCGACTGACCCCACGCGACGAGAGCTTCTTCGATCTGCTGACCGCGTCGGCGGAGAACTTGGTGTCGGGGGCGAACGCGCTCGGCGAGTTCGTGACCGCCAACGGCGAGCGCGAGGCTTGGGCTGAGCAGCTCAAGGCACTCGAGCACGAAGGCGACGAGCACACGTCGCGGATCGTGCACAAGCTGAACGCCAGCTTCATCACGCCGTTCGATCACGAGGACATCTACCAGCTCGCCGTGAGCCTCGACGACGTCATGGACTACATGGAGGCGGCCGCCGACCACGTCGTGCTGTACCAGCTCGGCGAGCTGCCGGCCGGCATCCGCCAGCAAGTCGACCTCATCAGCGAGGCCGCGAAGCTCACCGCCCAGGCGATGCCCGACCTCCGCAAGGTCCGCGACCTCGAGCCGTACTGGAGCGAGATCGACCGGATCGAGAGTCAGGCCGACCGTGTGCACCGCCGGCTGCTCGCTTCGCTGTTCAGCGGCGACTACAAGGCCCTCGAAGTCCTGAAGCTCAAAGAAGTGGTCGACGAGCTCGAGGACGCCTCCAACGCGTTCGAGCGGGTCGGCAAGATCGTGCAAGGGCTGGCGGTCAAGGAGTCGTGA
- the infB gene encoding translation initiation factor IF-2, with product MAGKIRVYELARELGLTNKETLDLCEALGIGVKSHSSSVVEAQADRVRRRAERDGLIRDEQPEEPKKEAKPAKQAAKKAAPASEADAEPAAPAATAESAPEAEAPAEAEPAAPAPTAEPAPEAAPAAPAASAPVTAAPAAPAAPRRVVTSSGSGRPTPPRREAPAPSPTTESDGTARPAPAAAPAARATPADGTGGTPGAPDVPAAAASGAAPARPRPPVSSSGKPIPPPPPPRSVSGKPIPPPPGLGGRGPAQLPGRRPGGGPARPGAGGGAGRSGPIGVGGGGRPGAPAGGGPAGGAGRPGGGGRPGGPAGRRPPRRKSRRRRALEELQPMDMPSYTPADAAVPEGVVVVERSTSPIDLGPKLNRTAADVVRFLLQQGEMVTATQSLTDDMIELFAADIGAEIRLVDPGEEQEVELQKQLQVDDLDDDADAPPRPPVVTVMGHVDHGKTKLLDQIRNTNVVAGEAGGITQHIGAYQVVRDGKPITFIDTPGHAAFTAMRARGAEVTDIVILVVAADDGVMPQTIEAIQHARAAEVPMVVAVNKIDRENADPQRVLAQLAENGLVPESWGGDTIVCEVSALQNIGIDELLDNVLVVAELEDLRASAEGRARGTVLESELDVGRGPVATVIVERGTLRIGDPTVAGAAWGRVRALIDDHGDNVTEAGPSTPVQVLGLSDVAVAGDEFVVAPDDKTARSVGEAREHWRRQTQISGTAAAATAGGARLEDIFKQIQAGETATLNLVVKADVNGSLEAVTESLKKLERDEVKLSFVLRGVGGITESDIQLAATSDATIIGFNVRPDRKAREFAEQEHVEIRTYEIIYNLLDDVQNAMLGLLEPEFEEVVTGEAEVREIFSVPRVGKIAGCLVQSGVITRNSKVRFLREGVIIWKGTVSSLKRFKEDVTEVRAGFECGIGLSDFQDLKPGDVIETFEEREIPRA from the coding sequence TTGGCAGGAAAGATCCGCGTCTACGAGCTCGCTCGAGAGCTCGGGCTCACGAACAAGGAGACGCTCGACCTGTGCGAGGCGCTCGGCATTGGCGTGAAGAGCCATTCGTCGAGCGTCGTCGAGGCGCAGGCCGACCGCGTCCGCCGCAGAGCCGAGCGCGACGGGCTCATCCGCGACGAGCAGCCCGAAGAGCCCAAGAAGGAAGCCAAGCCGGCCAAGCAGGCCGCCAAGAAGGCCGCCCCGGCAAGCGAGGCGGACGCGGAGCCTGCGGCTCCCGCCGCGACGGCCGAGTCCGCCCCTGAGGCCGAAGCGCCCGCCGAGGCCGAACCAGCGGCCCCTGCTCCCACCGCCGAGCCGGCGCCGGAAGCGGCCCCTGCCGCCCCTGCCGCGTCGGCCCCCGTCACCGCCGCACCTGCGGCGCCAGCGGCGCCCCGCCGGGTCGTCACTTCCAGCGGCAGCGGTCGCCCCACTCCGCCGCGGCGCGAGGCGCCCGCTCCATCGCCCACGACCGAGTCCGACGGCACGGCGCGCCCGGCCCCAGCTGCAGCCCCGGCGGCCCGCGCGACGCCGGCCGACGGCACGGGCGGCACCCCCGGTGCCCCTGACGTGCCTGCGGCCGCCGCATCCGGTGCCGCGCCGGCGCGACCCCGTCCTCCAGTCAGCTCTTCGGGCAAGCCGATCCCGCCTCCGCCGCCGCCTCGCTCGGTGTCGGGCAAACCGATCCCGCCGCCCCCCGGCCTCGGTGGCCGTGGTCCGGCACAGCTGCCCGGGCGCCGACCCGGTGGCGGCCCGGCGCGCCCGGGTGCGGGTGGCGGTGCCGGGCGTTCCGGTCCCATCGGGGTCGGTGGTGGCGGTCGTCCAGGTGCACCCGCGGGCGGCGGTCCCGCGGGCGGCGCCGGTCGTCCCGGTGGTGGCGGTCGTCCAGGTGGCCCGGCCGGTCGCCGGCCTCCGCGGCGCAAGAGCCGTCGGCGCCGTGCGCTCGAAGAGCTCCAGCCGATGGACATGCCGAGCTACACGCCGGCCGACGCCGCGGTTCCCGAGGGTGTCGTCGTGGTGGAGCGGAGCACGTCGCCGATCGACCTCGGCCCGAAGCTGAACCGCACGGCGGCCGATGTCGTCCGCTTCTTGCTCCAGCAAGGTGAGATGGTCACGGCCACGCAGTCGCTGACCGACGACATGATCGAGCTGTTCGCCGCCGACATCGGGGCCGAGATCCGCCTGGTCGACCCGGGTGAGGAGCAAGAAGTCGAGCTCCAGAAGCAGTTGCAGGTCGACGACCTCGACGACGACGCCGACGCGCCGCCCCGCCCGCCGGTCGTCACCGTCATGGGTCACGTCGACCACGGCAAGACCAAGCTGCTCGACCAGATCCGCAACACGAACGTGGTGGCGGGCGAGGCCGGTGGCATCACCCAGCACATCGGCGCGTACCAGGTCGTCCGCGACGGCAAGCCGATCACGTTCATCGACACCCCCGGCCACGCCGCGTTCACGGCGATGCGCGCACGGGGCGCCGAGGTCACCGACATCGTCATCCTCGTGGTGGCCGCCGACGACGGCGTGATGCCCCAGACCATCGAGGCGATCCAGCACGCACGGGCCGCCGAAGTGCCGATGGTGGTCGCAGTCAACAAGATCGACCGCGAGAACGCCGACCCGCAGCGGGTGTTGGCGCAGCTCGCGGAGAACGGCCTGGTGCCCGAGTCGTGGGGCGGCGACACGATCGTGTGCGAGGTCTCCGCGCTGCAGAACATCGGCATCGACGAGCTGCTCGACAACGTGCTGGTCGTCGCCGAGCTCGAAGACCTCCGGGCATCGGCTGAGGGCCGGGCCCGTGGCACCGTGCTCGAATCCGAGCTCGACGTCGGCCGCGGTCCCGTCGCCACCGTCATCGTCGAGCGCGGCACCTTGCGCATCGGCGACCCCACCGTCGCCGGCGCGGCGTGGGGTCGTGTGCGTGCGCTGATCGACGACCACGGTGACAACGTCACGGAAGCCGGTCCGTCGACCCCGGTCCAGGTGCTCGGCCTGTCCGACGTCGCGGTGGCCGGCGACGAGTTCGTCGTGGCACCGGACGACAAGACGGCCCGCAGCGTCGGCGAAGCCCGTGAGCACTGGCGACGCCAGACCCAGATCTCGGGCACCGCCGCAGCCGCCACGGCCGGTGGCGCCCGCCTGGAAGACATCTTCAAGCAGATCCAGGCCGGCGAGACGGCCACGCTCAACCTCGTGGTCAAAGCCGACGTCAACGGTTCGCTCGAAGCCGTCACCGAGAGCCTGAAGAAGCTCGAGCGCGACGAAGTGAAGCTCTCGTTCGTCCTCCGGGGCGTCGGCGGCATCACGGAGTCCGACATCCAGCTCGCCGCCACGTCAGACGCGACCATCATCGGCTTCAACGTGCGGCCCGACCGCAAAGCGCGCGAGTTCGCCGAGCAGGAGCACGTGGAGATCCGCACGTACGAGATCATCTACAACCTGCTCGACGACGTGCAGAACGCCATGCTCGGCTTGCTCGAGCCCGAGTTCGAGGAAGTCGTCACCGGCGAGGCCGAGGTCCGCGAGATCTTCTCGGTGCCACGGGTCGGCAAGATCGCCGGCTGCCTGGTGCAGAGCGGTGTCATCACCCGCAACTCCAAGGTCCGCTTCCTGCGCGAGGGCGTCATCATCTGGAAGGGCACGGTGTCGTCGCTGAAGCGGTTCAAAGAGGACGTCACCGAGGTCCGAGCCGGCTTCGAGTGCGGCATTGGCTTGTCGGACTTCCAGGACCTGAAGCCCGGCGACGTCATCGAGACCTTCGAGGAGCGGGAGATCCCCCGCGCCTGA